In one window of Synechococcus sp. M16CYN DNA:
- the trmFO gene encoding FADH(2)-oxidizing methylenetetrahydrofolate--tRNA-(uracil(54)-C(5))-methyltransferase TrmFO, with protein MLPDNKTVTVVGAGLSGTEAAWQIARAGIPVRLVEMRPMRRSPAHHSGDFAELVCSNSFGALRSDRAAGLLQEELRRLGSLVISTADQHAVPAGGALAVDRGRYSASLTEVIDRHPLITVERREQLHLPRADAITVLATGPLTSESLAKDLRCFTGRVDCHFFDAASPIVHGESINLDLAFRASRYDKGGADYINCPMDKVEYLAFREALLGAEQVKLKGYDRERAKFFEGCLPIEELARRGENTMRYGPLKPVGLWDSRWGDINDPDVRRAKRAYAVVQLRQEDKDGRLWNLVGFQTNLKWGDQERVLQMIPGLSNAEFVRFGVMHRNTFLESPQLLDPTLQFRMRHNLLAAGQITGTEGYAAAVAGGWLAGTNAARLTHGLNPIDLPETTMSGALTHFVSEAPTAKFQPMPPNFGLLPDLPGRIRDKQVRYGAYRDRALADLEPIRCLLPQPYDCMMAEAAMTK; from the coding sequence ATGTTGCCTGATAACAAAACCGTTACCGTAGTGGGGGCGGGACTCTCTGGCACGGAGGCAGCCTGGCAAATTGCTCGAGCGGGCATTCCCGTCAGGTTGGTTGAGATGAGACCTATGCGTCGTTCGCCAGCCCATCACAGCGGTGATTTTGCTGAACTGGTCTGCAGTAATAGTTTTGGTGCTCTGCGTAGTGATCGTGCGGCTGGTTTGTTGCAGGAAGAGCTACGGCGACTTGGCTCTCTTGTAATCAGCACCGCAGATCAACACGCAGTGCCAGCAGGTGGTGCTCTCGCTGTTGACCGCGGCCGTTATAGTGCTAGCTTGACGGAGGTAATTGATCGGCACCCACTGATCACGGTCGAACGTCGTGAGCAATTGCATTTGCCTAGGGCTGACGCAATCACGGTTCTAGCCACAGGTCCTCTAACAAGTGAGTCCTTAGCAAAGGATTTACGCTGCTTCACAGGTCGTGTTGACTGCCATTTTTTTGATGCGGCAAGCCCAATCGTACATGGAGAGAGCATAAATCTCGATCTGGCTTTCCGGGCTAGCCGGTACGACAAAGGTGGCGCAGACTACATAAATTGCCCAATGGACAAGGTGGAGTATCTCGCATTTCGTGAGGCTCTACTTGGAGCGGAGCAGGTAAAACTTAAGGGTTATGATCGGGAAAGAGCTAAATTTTTTGAGGGATGTCTCCCCATCGAAGAATTGGCGCGTCGAGGGGAGAACACGATGCGTTATGGTCCCCTTAAGCCAGTTGGACTCTGGGATTCTCGCTGGGGAGATATAAACGACCCTGATGTCAGGCGAGCAAAGCGTGCCTATGCAGTTGTGCAGCTTCGTCAAGAGGATAAAGACGGACGTTTATGGAATTTGGTTGGTTTCCAAACAAACCTCAAGTGGGGCGATCAAGAACGTGTTTTGCAGATGATTCCTGGGTTGTCCAATGCGGAATTTGTCCGATTTGGTGTAATGCATCGTAATACCTTTCTGGAATCGCCTCAGCTGCTTGATCCGACATTACAATTTCGTATGCGGCACAATCTGTTGGCTGCGGGACAGATAACTGGGACCGAGGGCTATGCGGCAGCGGTAGCCGGAGGCTGGCTGGCTGGGACAAATGCAGCCCGACTCACGCATGGATTGAATCCGATTGATTTACCGGAGACCACGATGAGCGGCGCACTTACTCACTTTGTGAGTGAGGCGCCAACAGCAAAGTTTCAGCCGATGCCCCCCAATTTCGGACTTCTGCCTGATCTGCCGGGACGTATTCGCGATAAACAAGTCCGTTATGGCGCTTACCGCGACCGTGCTTTGGCTGATCTTGAACCAATCCGATGCCTTCTTCCTCAACCGTATGATTGCATGATGGCGGAGGCCGCCATGACTAAGTAA
- a CDS encoding photosystem II protein Y, which produces MDARVFLVVAPILAALSWATFNIGRAAVGQVQLLLKQSRV; this is translated from the coding sequence ATCGATGCACGCGTTTTCCTTGTAGTGGCACCGATTCTTGCTGCTCTCAGCTGGGCGACATTTAACATCGGTCGTGCTGCTGTGGGCCAAGTCCAGTTGTTGCTGAAGCAAAGTCGCGTCTAA
- a CDS encoding phenylpyruvate tautomerase MIF-related protein: MPFINLRTNLSDIADPDGLLKKLSAALAEATGKPETYVMTLFNSGLHMTFAGSDEPCAYVEIKSIGALIPSKMTSQFCKLIEESIGISKDRIYIGFDDVDASKWGWNSSTFG, from the coding sequence TTGCCTTTTATCAATCTGCGAACGAACCTATCCGACATCGCTGATCCCGATGGATTGCTTAAAAAGCTCTCAGCAGCTCTTGCAGAGGCGACTGGGAAACCAGAAACATATGTAATGACACTCTTTAATTCTGGTCTTCATATGACCTTTGCAGGTAGTGATGAGCCTTGCGCATATGTCGAAATTAAATCAATTGGAGCGTTAATTCCTTCTAAAATGACAAGTCAATTTTGCAAACTGATTGAAGAATCTATTGGTATTTCAAAAGATCGTATTTATATTGGTTTTGATGATGTGGATGCTTCTAAATGGGGATGGAATAGTAGCACATTTGGTTGA
- a CDS encoding AbrB family transcriptional regulator, which produces MLTGSDLLAKVKELGDVSKSDLVKACGYVSTKKDGGDRLNFTAFYEALLEAKGVSLATGGGAGIGKGGRKLSYTAKVQGNGNLLVGKAYTAMLDLEPGAEFTIKLGKKAIRLIPVGVEEDED; this is translated from the coding sequence ATGCTGACTGGTTCTGATCTGCTGGCAAAGGTGAAGGAGCTTGGCGATGTGTCCAAATCCGACTTAGTCAAGGCTTGTGGTTACGTTTCTACTAAAAAAGATGGTGGTGATCGTCTAAATTTCACCGCTTTTTACGAAGCGCTTCTGGAAGCCAAGGGTGTTAGTCTAGCGACAGGCGGCGGTGCTGGTATTGGCAAAGGTGGTCGTAAGCTGAGTTACACAGCTAAAGTTCAGGGCAATGGCAATCTTCTTGTTGGTAAAGCTTATACTGCCATGTTAGATTTAGAACCAGGTGCTGAATTCACAATTAAGTTGGGCAAGAAAGCAATTCGTTTGATTCCTGTTGGTGTTGAGGAAGATGAAGACTAA